Proteins encoded within one genomic window of Flavobacterium gilvum:
- a CDS encoding acyl-CoA reductase, with translation MTLDTKKNAFVKLGKFLCQFKEGNCIKDETVLGNDLFFEKFIDLIQLSQSHNGWYTPDQVFFSIQSWAEALTEENLDKWLSGYDLSKVAPKKVALILAGNIPLVGFHDFLSVLITGHDVLVKTSSNDQHLLPFLVNYLIAIESGFKNKITFVEGKMEGFDAVIATGSNNTARYFEYYFKEKPSIIRKNRNSVAVLNGNETKEELVALGEDIFRYFGLGCRNVSKLFVPKGYSFDSFFEAVFEYQDVIHYEKYANNYDYNKAVFLMSNFKLLDNGFLTIKEDSSYGSPISSVFYEYYDDLGTLESKLESENDQIQCLVSNNLVKNSIGFGTTQKPNLWDYADNVDTISFLSTI, from the coding sequence ATGACATTAGATACAAAAAAAAACGCATTTGTTAAATTAGGCAAATTCTTATGTCAATTCAAAGAAGGGAATTGCATAAAGGATGAAACTGTATTGGGTAATGATTTGTTTTTTGAAAAATTTATCGATTTAATTCAACTTTCACAATCGCATAACGGCTGGTACACTCCAGATCAAGTGTTTTTTTCGATACAATCTTGGGCAGAAGCTTTGACCGAAGAAAATTTGGATAAATGGCTTTCCGGTTATGACCTCAGTAAGGTAGCACCAAAAAAAGTGGCTCTTATATTGGCAGGTAATATTCCTTTGGTTGGATTTCATGATTTTTTATCGGTTTTGATAACGGGGCATGATGTTCTTGTAAAGACATCTTCAAATGATCAACATCTTTTGCCTTTCTTGGTCAATTATCTTATCGCGATTGAATCGGGATTTAAAAACAAAATCACATTTGTAGAAGGGAAAATGGAAGGTTTTGATGCTGTAATTGCCACAGGAAGTAATAATACAGCCCGTTATTTTGAATATTATTTCAAAGAAAAACCGTCTATCATCAGGAAAAATAGAAATTCGGTTGCAGTTTTGAATGGTAACGAAACCAAAGAAGAATTAGTGGCGCTGGGTGAAGATATTTTTAGATATTTTGGTTTAGGATGCCGAAATGTCTCCAAACTTTTTGTTCCAAAAGGATATTCTTTTGATTCCTTTTTTGAAGCTGTTTTCGAATATCAGGATGTGATTCATTATGAGAAATACGCCAATAATTACGATTACAACAAAGCCGTTTTCTTGATGAGTAATTTTAAACTGCTCGATAATGGATTCCTTACCATAAAAGAAGATTCAAGTTACGGTTCGCCTATTTCTAGCGTATTTTATGAATATTATGATGATTTGGGAACATTGGAAAGTAAATTGGAAAGTGAAAACGATCAAATTCAGTGTCTTGTGAGTAATAATTTAGTAAAAAACAGTATTGGATTTGGAACTACACAAAAACCAAATCTATGGGATTACGCAGATAATGTTGACACGATATCGTTTTTGTCAACAATATAA
- a CDS encoding D-2-hydroxyacid dehydrogenase: MKILANDGISKNGIATLEEAGFEVITTKVAQEQVANYVNKNDISVLLVRSATKVRAAIIDACPGLKIIGRGGVGMDNIDVEYAKSKGIQVINTPASSSESVAELVFAHLLTGVRFLHDSNRNMPLEGDTNFNGLKKAYANGIELRGKTLGIIGMGRIGKAAAKIAIGLGMKVIYSDTDVPTKDIKVSFFDGQSISISLSSQSLESLFEESDFISLHVPAQDDYVIGEKELEMMKDGVGIVNCARGGAIDEVALVSALDSGKVSFAGLDVFESEPNPEIAILMNPKISLTPHIGASTEEAQDRIGVELAHQIINLVKKSVVK, from the coding sequence ATGAAAATATTAGCAAACGACGGAATTTCAAAAAACGGTATTGCAACTTTAGAAGAAGCTGGTTTTGAAGTTATCACAACAAAAGTGGCGCAAGAGCAAGTAGCCAATTATGTGAACAAAAATGATATCAGCGTTCTTTTGGTTCGCAGCGCCACAAAGGTTCGTGCAGCTATTATTGATGCTTGTCCCGGTCTTAAAATTATTGGACGTGGTGGTGTAGGAATGGATAATATTGATGTGGAATATGCCAAAAGCAAAGGAATACAGGTTATAAATACTCCGGCTTCCTCGTCTGAATCGGTTGCTGAGTTGGTTTTTGCCCATTTATTGACAGGTGTGCGATTCTTGCACGATTCCAACAGAAATATGCCTTTGGAAGGAGATACTAATTTTAACGGCCTGAAAAAAGCCTACGCAAATGGTATTGAACTAAGAGGAAAAACACTTGGAATTATCGGTATGGGACGTATTGGTAAGGCTGCCGCAAAAATAGCTATCGGACTTGGAATGAAAGTGATTTACAGTGATACAGATGTTCCGACAAAAGATATAAAAGTGTCTTTTTTTGATGGGCAGTCCATTTCGATTTCGCTTTCTTCACAATCTTTGGAGTCTTTATTTGAGGAATCTGATTTTATTTCGTTGCATGTACCGGCGCAAGACGATTATGTAATAGGGGAAAAAGAATTAGAAATGATGAAAGATGGAGTAGGAATCGTTAACTGTGCAAGAGGTGGAGCTATTGATGAAGTGGCATTGGTAAGTGCATTGGATAGTGGTAAAGTGTCATTTGCAGGATTGGATGTTTTTGAAAGCGAACCTAATCCGGAAATTGCTATTCTGATGAATCCTAAAATTTCATTGACACCTCATATCGGTGCATCTACCGAAGAAGCTCAGGATAGGATAGGGGTTGAACTCGCACATCAAATAATTAATTTGGTTAAAAAATCGGTGGTGAAATAA
- a CDS encoding LIC_10190 family membrane protein produces MVLIFLSWIYVFFSTINLGFITDKFLKLKNQNFVIYSVLGLFTTTIFTSIWAIFGRINIEFHIVLFLSNLSIFINYQKEIRLLYQSFFDEILSLTNSLKIALAIITILILAQCASIPYILDNESYYIQTIKWINEYGFVKGLANLHFFLAQTSGWHILQSAYNFSFLYDKFNDISGFCLLLGTIFSITKLNEYLKNKNLNCLIIGLFPLANLFFFQFISSPSPDIPIYVFSFLIFFYFLENFKTLETEKFTLIVILVLFCLFIKTTSIALVLIPILLFFIHFKKLVSEIHKSALPGTLILVLFVIKNTIISGHPLFPIINFHFLELEYRIPETIAQLYYQETKLYGYFLTYEQYTKMSFYELFIRWISLPKLHGLFNKLSLILILLCPIFIYKYLHKKAIWSLYFIMCLQLLLLFYTSPQYRFFMNFVLFFSFFMMALFINQKRIILLLLYFSLFITGFILLIPINLNDFTNNKFVLTISNFSVKNVVFPYKNTKSNTVFEYIQDGNLHFYSPVENNFFWSTGDGKLPCVNKDQIEYFDYYYHVKPQMRTADLKDGFYAKKTSKE; encoded by the coding sequence ATGGTCTTGATTTTTTTGAGCTGGATTTATGTCTTTTTTTCAACAATAAATCTCGGTTTTATCACTGACAAATTCCTAAAGTTAAAAAATCAAAACTTTGTAATCTATTCTGTTTTAGGTCTTTTTACAACCACCATTTTCACAAGTATTTGGGCAATTTTTGGAAGAATTAATATTGAATTTCATATTGTTCTCTTTCTTTCCAACCTTTCTATTTTCATCAACTATCAAAAAGAAATTCGGCTTCTTTACCAATCCTTTTTCGATGAAATACTTTCACTGACAAACTCTTTGAAAATTGCTTTGGCCATAATCACAATTTTAATTCTGGCACAATGCGCTTCGATTCCCTATATTCTAGACAACGAATCCTACTATATCCAAACCATAAAATGGATTAACGAATACGGTTTTGTAAAAGGTCTGGCCAACCTGCACTTTTTTTTGGCACAAACGAGTGGCTGGCATATTCTGCAAAGTGCTTATAACTTTTCATTTTTATATGATAAATTTAATGACATAAGTGGATTTTGTCTTTTACTCGGAACTATTTTTTCGATTACAAAATTGAATGAATATCTTAAAAATAAGAATCTGAATTGTCTCATCATTGGATTATTTCCATTGGCAAACCTCTTTTTCTTTCAATTCATCAGCAGTCCATCACCAGATATTCCCATTTATGTCTTTTCATTCCTGATCTTCTTTTATTTCTTGGAAAATTTCAAGACTTTGGAAACAGAAAAATTTACACTCATAGTTATTTTGGTTCTCTTTTGTTTATTTATCAAAACAACATCAATCGCATTAGTTCTCATTCCGATTCTTTTATTCTTCATACATTTCAAAAAATTAGTTTCAGAAATTCACAAATCAGCTTTACCTGGAACGCTTATTTTGGTACTTTTTGTAATTAAAAACACAATTATTAGCGGTCATCCTTTATTTCCAATAATCAATTTCCATTTCCTTGAACTCGAGTATAGAATTCCGGAAACAATAGCACAATTGTATTATCAGGAAACAAAATTGTATGGTTATTTTTTAACTTATGAACAATACACCAAAATGTCCTTTTATGAATTATTCATAAGATGGATAAGTTTACCCAAATTGCACGGTTTATTCAATAAATTAAGCCTAATTCTGATTTTATTATGTCCAATATTCATTTACAAATATTTACATAAAAAAGCGATTTGGTCACTTTACTTTATAATGTGTCTACAGCTTTTATTATTGTTTTACACTTCGCCACAATATCGATTCTTTATGAATTTTGTATTGTTTTTTTCTTTTTTCATGATGGCTTTATTCATCAACCAAAAAAGAATTATCCTTTTATTGCTATACTTTTCACTCTTTATAACCGGATTTATTTTATTAATTCCAATAAATTTAAATGATTTTACCAACAATAAATTTGTTTTGACAATAAGTAATTTTTCAGTCAAAAATGTTGTTTTTCCATACAAAAACACAAAATCCAACACTGTTTTTGAATATATTCAAGATGGCAATCTTCATTTTTATTCACCTGTCGAAAATAATTTTTTCTGGAGCACTGGAGATGGAAAACTTCCTTGCGTCAATAAAGACCAAATCGAATATTTTGATTACTATTACCATGTAAAACCACAAATGCGGACTGCCGATTTAAAAGATGGTTTTTACGCCAAAAAAACTTCGAAAGAATAA
- a CDS encoding DUF937 domain-containing protein: protein MFEQLTQLVQQFGQDAVVNNDAVPNEHNEAVMSEAGNSIFSSLEQMASEGGIEKLAGLLQGNNAQDPSNPAVQQITQQLTGSLGEKFGLSSSAASGVAGSLIPKILGGLVGKANDPNDSFQITDLIGAISGGGAQTSGIMDAISKYGTQFGLDQNGDGKVDISDAASLSKNSGGIGGLLGKLFGK, encoded by the coding sequence ATGTTTGAGCAATTAACACAATTAGTACAGCAATTTGGTCAAGATGCAGTAGTAAACAACGATGCAGTTCCAAATGAACATAATGAAGCGGTTATGAGTGAAGCGGGAAATTCTATATTTTCGAGTTTGGAACAAATGGCTTCCGAAGGGGGAATTGAGAAACTTGCCGGATTACTACAAGGCAATAATGCTCAGGATCCTTCGAATCCGGCGGTTCAGCAAATTACGCAACAGCTTACAGGAAGTTTGGGAGAGAAATTTGGTTTGAGTAGTAGTGCAGCGTCTGGAGTTGCAGGAAGCCTGATTCCAAAAATACTAGGAGGATTGGTGGGCAAAGCCAATGATCCAAATGATAGTTTCCAAATAACCGATTTGATAGGGGCTATTTCAGGCGGTGGTGCTCAAACATCAGGAATTATGGACGCCATTTCAAAATACGGAACACAATTCGGACTTGATCAAAATGGCGATGGAAAAGTAGATATTAGCGATGCTGCTTCACTATCAAAAAACAGTGGTGGTATTGGAGGTTTATTAGGTAAGTTATTTGGGAAATAA
- the serC gene encoding 3-phosphoserine/phosphohydroxythreonine transaminase produces the protein MKKHNYSAGPCILPQEVFEKSAQAILNFNDSGLSLLEISHRSKDFVAVMEEARALVLELLDLKGKGYQAIFLGGGASLEFLMIPYNMMKVNGKAAYLDTGTWASAAIKEAKFLGETVVVASSKDQNYNNIPKGYTIPADADYFHCTSNNTIFGTQMKEFPETDLPIVCDMSSDIFSRKLDFSKFDIIYAGAQKNMGPAGATLIVIKEEILGKTGREIPSMLDYAKHIKAESMYNTPPVFSVYASLLTLKWLKNLGGIEAIEKINDAKAALLYTEIDRNPLFRGTAAVEDRSNMNVTFLLNDEAHTAKFDELWKAAGISGLPGHRSVGGYRASMYNALPLESVQVLVDVMKALETEIK, from the coding sequence ATGAAAAAACACAACTACAGCGCAGGACCTTGTATTTTACCACAAGAAGTTTTTGAAAAATCAGCTCAGGCAATTTTAAATTTTAATGATTCTGGGTTATCGCTTTTGGAAATTTCGCACCGTAGTAAAGATTTTGTTGCCGTAATGGAAGAAGCAAGAGCTTTGGTTTTGGAGCTTTTGGATTTAAAAGGAAAAGGATATCAAGCTATATTCCTTGGAGGAGGAGCAAGTTTGGAATTTTTGATGATTCCTTACAATATGATGAAAGTAAATGGAAAAGCGGCTTATTTGGATACAGGAACTTGGGCTTCGGCGGCTATCAAAGAAGCAAAATTCTTAGGAGAAACTGTTGTTGTGGCTTCATCAAAAGATCAAAATTATAATAATATCCCAAAAGGATACACTATACCTGCCGATGCTGATTATTTTCACTGCACAAGCAACAACACTATTTTTGGGACTCAAATGAAAGAATTTCCAGAAACCGATTTGCCAATTGTTTGTGATATGAGTTCGGATATTTTTTCAAGAAAATTGGATTTTTCAAAATTCGATATTATTTACGCAGGAGCACAAAAAAATATGGGACCTGCGGGAGCGACTTTAATCGTTATCAAAGAAGAAATTCTTGGTAAAACAGGTCGCGAAATCCCAAGTATGCTGGATTATGCCAAACATATCAAAGCAGAAAGTATGTATAATACGCCACCTGTTTTCTCGGTTTACGCTTCCTTGTTGACTTTGAAATGGTTGAAAAACTTAGGTGGAATTGAGGCTATCGAAAAAATAAATGATGCCAAAGCGGCTTTGCTTTATACTGAAATAGACAGAAATCCATTGTTCAGAGGAACTGCGGCTGTAGAAGATCGATCTAATATGAATGTTACTTTCTTATTAAACGACGAAGCTCATACTGCAAAATTTGATGAATTATGGAAAGCTGCCGGAATTTCGGGATTGCCTGGACATCGTTCAGTAGGAGGTTACAGAGCGTCAATGTACAATGCACTTCCGTTAGAAAGTGTGCAGGTTCTTGTTGATGTGATGAAAGCTTTGGAAACTGAAATTAAGTAA
- a CDS encoding ABC transporter ATP-binding protein → MIHAKNIHKYYDQLEVLKGVDLHIKKGEIVSIVGASGAGKTTLLQILGTLDKPSSPQTTEGGIQTNTNEVSLTINGENILEMNDKALSKFRNLNLGFIFQFHQLLPEFTALENVCIPSYIANKSKNEVEKEAKKLLDYLGLSHRIDHKPNELSGGEQQRVAVARALINKPDVIFADEPSGNLDTHSAENLHQLFFQLRDEFGQTFVIVTHNEELASMADRKLVMSDGQIIA, encoded by the coding sequence ATGATACACGCAAAAAATATACATAAATATTACGATCAGCTTGAAGTTTTAAAAGGAGTGGATTTGCATATAAAAAAAGGCGAAATTGTTTCTATTGTTGGTGCATCAGGCGCAGGAAAAACTACGCTGCTGCAAATTTTGGGAACTTTGGACAAACCCAGTAGCCCGCAAACCACAGAAGGAGGAATACAAACCAATACGAATGAAGTTTCTTTGACTATTAATGGAGAGAACATCTTGGAGATGAACGATAAAGCTTTATCAAAATTCAGAAATCTGAATTTGGGGTTTATTTTTCAATTTCATCAATTACTGCCTGAATTTACGGCTTTGGAAAATGTTTGCATTCCGTCATATATTGCCAATAAATCAAAAAATGAAGTCGAAAAAGAAGCTAAAAAACTACTTGACTATTTGGGTTTATCACACAGAATTGACCACAAACCAAACGAACTTTCTGGTGGAGAACAACAACGTGTTGCAGTGGCAAGAGCCTTAATCAATAAACCTGATGTGATTTTTGCCGATGAGCCTTCGGGAAATCTCGATACACATTCTGCTGAAAATTTACATCAGTTATTTTTTCAATTACGGGATGAATTTGGACAGACGTTTGTAATTGTTACTCACAATGAAGAATTGGCGAGCATGGCAGATAGAAAACTCGTAATGTCTGACGGACAAATAATAGCTTAG
- a CDS encoding recombinase family protein: MTVFSNEDEAEHVRKIFQWKLEGLGNYIIAKKLIESKVPTRQNSNWRGVTVDGIIKNKIYKGIREWNKDDLENYFEVNLDKYIIDPELWDKVNKVYKENIKNVGKKQQFNYLLDDILYCGKCGQKYFGKKRVQSTDSSYRCRGMVKFANHVCRDNRGVNIEKMDTFVIKHLFENKSLKELLINAPKNEGELSVLRQNLADLTKKKDAEIKNKNKLYKLLSNPDLEYDDQLINDYTKSKNKLGKLTDEINELSQKIAEVGNLKRNDLTKTLIESYTKDIDFGILKKLVNSLIERIEIDYDRKPSSHGGVFQFKIKYKNFEESSLFMSKSTLYEYFWIGYNRTQSITPEDLEEDREMEKGILSYKFKINSEEDYLNYLKENSLELKDEENPWSKNFIGNEISTSMNEKIIFTKEELINVN; encoded by the coding sequence TTGACCGTTTTTTCCAATGAGGATGAAGCAGAACATGTTAGAAAAATATTTCAATGGAAATTAGAAGGGCTTGGTAATTATATAATTGCAAAAAAATTAATTGAGTCTAAAGTTCCAACACGTCAAAATTCTAATTGGCGTGGAGTTACGGTTGATGGTATTATAAAAAACAAGATATACAAGGGTATAAGGGAGTGGAATAAGGATGATTTAGAAAATTATTTTGAAGTAAATCTAGATAAATATATTATTGACCCAGAACTTTGGGACAAGGTAAATAAAGTATATAAAGAGAATATAAAGAATGTTGGTAAAAAACAACAATTCAACTATTTACTAGATGACATACTGTATTGTGGAAAGTGTGGACAGAAATATTTTGGTAAAAAACGAGTCCAAAGCACTGATTCTTCATATAGATGTAGAGGAATGGTTAAGTTTGCTAATCATGTATGTCGTGATAACAGAGGTGTTAACATTGAAAAAATGGATACGTTTGTTATAAAGCATTTATTTGAAAATAAATCTTTAAAAGAATTGCTAATTAATGCTCCTAAAAATGAAGGTGAGCTGTCTGTTTTAAGACAAAATTTAGCTGATTTAACTAAAAAGAAGGATGCTGAAATAAAAAATAAAAACAAACTCTATAAACTATTGTCAAATCCTGATTTAGAATATGATGACCAGCTAATAAATGATTATACAAAATCAAAAAATAAACTGGGTAAGCTAACTGATGAAATTAATGAATTGTCTCAAAAAATAGCTGAAGTTGGAAATTTGAAGAGAAATGATTTAACAAAGACCCTAATTGAAAGTTATACAAAAGATATTGATTTTGGTATATTGAAAAAACTAGTTAATTCACTAATTGAAAGAATAGAAATAGATTATGACCGTAAACCTAGCTCTCATGGCGGTGTTTTTCAATTTAAAATCAAGTATAAAAACTTTGAAGAATCTTCTTTGTTTATGTCAAAATCAACGTTATACGAATATTTCTGGATTGGCTATAATAGAACACAAAGTATTACCCCTGAAGATTTAGAAGAAGACAGAGAAATGGAAAAAGGAATTTTATCTTATAAATTTAAGATTAATTCAGAAGAGGATTATTTAAACTATTTGAAAGAAAATAGTTTAGAATTAAAAGATGAGGAAAATCCTTGGAGTAAAAATTTTATTGGAAATGAGATTTCAACGTCTATGAATGAAAAAATTATTTTTACAAAGGAAGAATTAATAAATGTTAATTGA
- a CDS encoding NADPH-dependent FMN reductase has protein sequence MKIIAFAGSPSKKSINKKLATYAAGLFENTDTEILDLNDYEMPLFSVDKEEIIGQHPLAKAFLEKIASADLLVVSLAENNGNYSAAFKNTVDWCSRINGKIFQGKPMLLMATSPGARGGASVLEIAKNNFPRFNTDIKAVFSLPSFNDNFDVENGKISNTELDSQLKEIIRDFQF, from the coding sequence ATGAAAATTATCGCTTTTGCAGGAAGTCCAAGTAAAAAATCCATCAACAAAAAACTGGCAACTTATGCCGCCGGTTTATTCGAAAATACAGATACTGAAATATTAGATTTAAACGATTATGAAATGCCTTTATTCAGTGTTGATAAGGAAGAAATAATAGGACAGCACCCTTTAGCGAAAGCTTTTTTGGAGAAAATTGCATCGGCAGATCTTTTGGTTGTTTCCCTTGCTGAAAACAACGGAAATTACAGTGCAGCTTTCAAAAACACAGTAGATTGGTGTTCTCGAATAAATGGTAAAATTTTTCAGGGAAAACCAATGCTTTTAATGGCGACTTCTCCCGGAGCAAGAGGCGGAGCAAGTGTTTTGGAAATTGCCAAAAACAACTTTCCACGGTTCAATACCGACATAAAAGCAGTGTTTTCATTACCGAGTTTCAACGATAATTTTGATGTCGAAAACGGTAAAATTTCAAATACTGAATTGGATAGTCAGTTGAAGGAAATTATCAGAGATTTTCAATTTTAG
- a CDS encoding 4Fe-4S dicluster domain-containing protein gives MAIIITDECINCGACEPECPNTAIYEGADDWRYKDGTKLKGKVVLPDGTEVDSDEAQTPISDEIYYIVPGKCTECKGFHDEPQCAAVCPVDCCIPDENHVEDEETLLNRQAFLHNE, from the coding sequence ATGGCAATTATTATAACTGACGAATGCATAAACTGCGGGGCTTGTGAACCAGAATGCCCAAACACAGCTATATATGAGGGTGCAGATGATTGGAGATATAAAGATGGGACAAAACTAAAAGGTAAAGTTGTTTTACCTGATGGAACGGAAGTAGATTCAGATGAGGCACAAACGCCAATCTCTGACGAAATATATTATATTGTACCTGGAAAATGTACAGAATGTAAAGGATTCCATGATGAGCCTCAATGTGCTGCCGTGTGTCCAGTTGACTGCTGTATCCCAGACGAAAACCATGTTGAAGACGAAGAAACTTTATTGAACAGACAAGCTTTCTTGCACAATGAATAG
- the ychF gene encoding redox-regulated ATPase YchF → MKAGIVGLPNVGKSTLFNCLSNAKAQSANFPFCTIEPNIGVVNVPDPRINKLEELVKPERVQMATVDIVDIAGLVKGASKGEGLGNQFLGNIRECNAIIHVLRCFDNDNIVHVDGNVNPIRDKETIDIELQLKDLETVEKRLEKVNRAAKTGNKEAQVEKALLDRIREALLQAKSARTVIPQNNDEEVLMETFQLITTKPVLYVCNVDESSAVSGNKYVDQVRELVKDEEAEVIILSVGAEADITELESYEERQVFLEDMGLTEPGSSVLIRAAYKLLKQQTYFTAGVKEVRAWTINIGATAPQAAGVIHTDFEKGFIRAEVISYEDYVQYGSEAKAKEAGKFKVEGKEYVVKDGDVMHFRFNV, encoded by the coding sequence ATGAAAGCAGGAATTGTAGGATTACCAAATGTTGGAAAATCAACATTATTCAATTGTTTATCAAATGCAAAAGCGCAAAGTGCCAACTTTCCGTTTTGTACCATCGAACCTAATATTGGGGTAGTAAATGTACCTGACCCAAGAATTAACAAACTCGAAGAATTAGTAAAACCGGAGCGCGTACAAATGGCAACGGTTGATATCGTGGATATTGCAGGATTGGTAAAAGGAGCTAGCAAAGGCGAAGGATTGGGAAATCAATTTTTGGGAAACATCAGAGAGTGTAATGCGATCATTCACGTTTTGCGTTGTTTTGACAACGACAATATCGTTCACGTTGACGGAAATGTAAATCCTATCCGCGACAAAGAAACCATCGATATCGAATTGCAGTTAAAAGACCTTGAAACAGTTGAAAAACGTTTGGAAAAAGTAAATCGTGCCGCCAAAACCGGAAACAAAGAAGCTCAGGTTGAAAAAGCACTTTTGGACCGAATTAGAGAAGCTCTTTTGCAAGCAAAATCGGCTAGAACGGTTATTCCACAAAACAATGACGAAGAAGTTTTGATGGAAACTTTCCAATTAATCACTACAAAACCGGTTTTGTATGTTTGCAATGTTGATGAAAGTTCGGCTGTTAGCGGAAACAAATATGTAGATCAGGTTCGTGAATTGGTAAAAGACGAAGAAGCCGAAGTAATCATACTTTCGGTAGGTGCTGAAGCCGATATCACCGAATTAGAAAGCTACGAAGAGCGTCAAGTTTTCCTTGAAGATATGGGATTAACAGAACCTGGATCATCTGTCTTGATTCGTGCTGCTTACAAATTATTGAAACAACAAACGTATTTCACTGCCGGTGTAAAAGAAGTTCGTGCCTGGACAATCAATATTGGAGCCACCGCGCCACAAGCCGCAGGGGTTATCCACACCGATTTTGAAAAAGGATTCATCCGCGCCGAAGTGATTTCGTATGAGGATTATGTTCAGTATGGTTCTGAAGCAAAAGCAAAAGAAGCCGGAAAATTCAAAGTAGAAGGAAAAGAATACGTTGTAAAAGATGGAGATGTAATGCACTTTAGATTTAACGTGTAA